AATTGAAGCTGTAAAAACAATTGTAGAAGATGCGCGCAACATTCCGGTATTTGGAATTTGCTTAGGCCACCAGATTCTTGCGCTTGCCTCAGGTGCTAAAACGGTGAAAATGCCTCACGGTCACCACGGTGCCAACCATCCTGTACAAAATCTTGAAGATGGTACAGTGATGATTACTTCACAGAACCACGGCTTCGCGGTAGATGGCGAAAGCTTGCCGGCCAACCTTAAAGCAACGCACAAATCTTTGTTCGATCAAACCCTGCAAGGGATTCATCGTACAGACAAACCTGCGTTCAGCTTCCAGGGGCACCCTGAAGCAAGCTCTGGTCCGCATGACAGCGCGCCATTGTTCGACCATTTCATCGAACTTATCGAAGCATCTAAGAAGTAATTAAGGAGCAAATAATGCCAAAGCGTACGGATATTAAAAGCATCTTAATTATTGGTGCTGGTCCTATTGTTATCGGTCAAGCCTGTGAGTTTGACTATTCAGGTGCTCAAGCATGTAAAGCGCTGCGTGAAGAAGGTTACCGTGTTATTTTGGTTAACTCGAACCCTGCGACTATTATGACTGACCCAGCAATGGCGGATGCAACCTATATCGAGCCAATTACTTGGCAAACGGTTGCAGCCATCATTGAAAAAGAACGTCCAGATGCAGTCCTGCCTACCATGGGCGGTCAAACTGCATTGAACTGCGCACTTGCACTGGATGCCAACGGTATTTTAGAAAAATACAATGTTGAACTGATCGGGGCGAGCAAAGAAGCCATTGAAAAAGCCGAAGACCGCAAACTCTTCGACCAGGCAATGCGCAAAATCGGTCTTGAGTGTCCAAAAGCGGCCATTGCTGAATCAATGGAAGAAGCGCTGGAAATTCAAGCACGTTTCGGTTTCCCTGTCATTATCCGTCCATCTTTCACCATGGGTGGTTCAGGCGGTGGTATTGCGTATAATCGTGAAGAATTCCTTGAAATCTGTGAACGTGGTTTCGATCTTTCTCCAACCAAACAGTTATTGATTGATGAATCTTTAATTGGCTGGAAAGAATACGAAATGGAAGTTGTTCGTGACAAAAACGACAACTGTATCATCGTATGTTCGATTGAAAACTTTGACCCAATGGGTGTACACACTGGTGACTCCATCACTGTTGCACCTGCGCAAACATTGACTGACAAAGAATACCAATTGATGCGTAATGCATCTTTAGCGGTTCTTCGCGAAATCGGTGTAGAAACAGGTGGTTCTAACGTTCAGTTCGGGATCAACCCCGAAGATGGCCGTATGGTGATCATCGAGATGAACCCGCGCGTATCACGCTCATCTGCCCTTGCCTCTAAAGCCACTGGTTTCCCGATTGCGAAAATTGCAGCGAAACTGGCTGTGGGTTATACCCTGGATGAACTGAAAAATGACATCACCGGCGGTACAACTCCTGCGTCATTCGAGCCTTCAATTGACTACGTGGTTACCAAAGTTCCACGTTTTAACTTCGAGAAATTCCCACAAGCTGACGCAACGCTGACCACCCAGATGAAGTCGGTGGGTGAAGTGATGGCAATCGGCCGTAACTTCCAGGAATCTGTGAACAAAGCGCTTCGCGGTCTTGAAGTAGGTTCATGTGGTTTTGACGAACAAATTGCCCTGGGCACTGAAGGCGCACGCGAGAAGATTCTGCAGGAACTTAAAGTGCCGGGTCCAGAGCGTATCTGGTATGTGGCTGATGCGTTCCGTCATGGCTTTAGCTTAGATGATATCTTTGAAGCCACCAAGATTGACCGCTGGTTCCTGATCCAGATTGAAGACATCGTTAAGACTGAAAATGAAATCAAAACTTTAGGTTTTGGCGATTTAAATGCAGACAACATCCGTTCGTTCAAACGCAAAGGTTTATCTGACCTGCGCATCGCGAACCTGATGGGTATTTCACAAAAACAATTCCGTAAGCACCGCTGGAACCTGGGTGTAACGCCAGTTTACAAACGTGTCGATACTTGTGCAGCAGAGTTTGAATCTGATACAGCGTACATGTATTCAACTTACGATGAAGAGTGTGAATCAAATCCATCAAGCAAAGACAAGATCATGGTGATTGGTGGCGGTCCGAACCGTATTGGTCAAGGGATCGAGTTCGATTATTGCTGTGTACACGCTGCGCTTGCCATGCGTGAAGACGGCTATGAAACCATTATGGTGAACTGTAACCCTGAAACAGTATCTACCGATTACGACACTTCAGACCGTTTGTACTTTGAACCGATTACATTGGAAGATGTACTTGAAATCGTACGTACTGAAAAGCCTAAAGGCATTATCGTACAGTATGGCGGTCAAACTCCATTGAAATTGGCTCGTGCTTTAGAAGAAGCAGGTGCACCAATTATCGGTACCTCTCCAGATGCGATTGACCGTGCAGAAGACCGTGAACGTTTCCAGCAAATGATTCAACGTCTGCAACTTCGTCAGCCAAATAACAGCATTGTTAAATCTGCTGAAGAAGGTATCGCGGAAGCAGCGAAAGTAGGCTACCCGCTGGTTGTACGTCCATCTTATGTACTGGGTGGCCGTGCGATGGAAATCGTATATAACGAAGAAGAGCTGAAACGCTACCTTCGTGATGCAGTTCAAGCCTCTAACGATGCCCCTGTCCTGCTTGACCGCTTCCTCGACGATGCGATTGAAGTTGACGTAGACTGCGTATCTGATGGTAAAGACGTGGTGATTGGTGGGATCATGCAGCACATTGAGCAGGCTGGTATTCACTCGGGTGACTCTGCATGTTCGATTCCTCCATATTCTTTATCCAAAGACGTACAGGATGAAATGCGCCGTCAAACTGTGGCTATGGCCAAAGAACTTGGCGTAATCGGTCTGATGAACGTTCAGTTTGCTGTAAAAGGTGAAGATGTTTACATTCTGGAAGTGAACCCACGTGCATCACGTACTGTGCCGTTTGTTTCTAAGTGTATCGGCGATTCTTTAGCGAAAGTTGCTGCACGTTGTATGGCGGGTCAATCTTTAGAATCTCAAGGATTTACTAAAGAAATTATCCCGACTCACTTTGCTGTGAAAGAAGCGGTATTCCCATTCAACAAGTTCCCGGGTGTTGACCCGATCCTTGGCCCTGAGATGAAATCGACAGGTGAAGTGATGGGTGTAGGCAAAACATTTGGAGAAGCGTTCTATAAAGCTGTATTAGGCTCAAATGACCGTTTACCAGGCCTGCCAACCGAAGGTGAAATCAAACATGCTTTCATCTCTGTACGTGATTCCGATAAACCGCGTGCAGCAGGTATTGCGAAGCAACTTGCTGATTTTGGCTTCAAAATTATCGCAACTGGCGGTACTTATGACGTCATTAAAGCGGCCGGTATTGAATGTGAGCGTGTGAATAAAGTAACCGAAGGCCGTCCAAATATTGTGGACCGCTTGAAAAATGGCGAAATTCACCTCATTATCAATACCACTGAAGGGAAGCAAGCTCAGCAGGATTCATTCTCAATCCGCCGTTCTGCACTGCAAGGCAAGGTGTATCACACCACGACCCTGAACGGTGCTGACGCTGTATGCCAAGCTCTCGCTATTAAATTGCCAATGGATGTATATCGTTTGCAAGACTTACAAACAGTAGGTTAATTCGTTACTGAGAAGTCCCGTCACCTTCTTGGTGGCGGGCTTTTTTCATTTCTAGACTTTATTTTTTTTAATTAATGAGGGACAACTATGCAACGTTATCCTATGACTCCCGAAGGCAAAGAAGCCTTAGAGAAAGAATTACATCAACTGAAAACTGTAGACCGTCCACGTATTACTGCAGCGATTGCGGAAGCACGTGAACATGGCGACTTAAAAGAAAATGCGGAATATCATGCTGCACGTGAGCAGCAAGGTTTCTGTGAAGGCCGCATTCAGGATATCGAAGGTAAACTTGGTGCTTGCCTGGTGATTGATGTCAAGGAGCTTGAGCAAAATGGGCGTGTAGTTTTTGGTGTCACGGTAACGATTGAAAACCTGGACACTGAAGAACAAAAAACCTATAAAATCGTAGGGGATGACGAGGCAGACTTTAAGATTAATAAAATCTCTGTCAACTCGCCGATTGCACGTGGCCTTTTAGGTAAAAATGAAGGCGATGATGTAAAAATCGTAACCCCACAAGGCGAAGTGGAATACGAAATAGTAAAAGTCGAATATCTTTAAGATTTAAGACGATTGAATAAAAAGCCCCTCGATTGAGGGGCTTTTTATTCTAAATTCACCATTAAACACTATAGAAATCAATTAAAAATGTTTATGCTTTTTCAATATTCAATACAACTGATTCCAGACTTAGCATGCAACTTATTTGGTTTAGACAAGATTTAAGAATTCATGATCACACGGCACTTTGGCATGCTCGCCAAGCGGGTGAATGCATTGCACTGGTGGTTTTATCACCCACTCAGTGGCAACAACATCAAGATGCTCCAATTAAAATTGATTTTTATCTTAGACAACTCCAGCAACTCAAAAACGAACTTGCTCAGTTAAATATTCCTCTTATTCACCTCATCACCCCGCTCTGGAAAGATCTACCACAACAACTTCTAAAGCTTTGTAAAACACATCACATTCAAAATGTACATGCCAATATTGAATTAGGTATCAATGAATTAAAAAGAGATACTCAAGCACAGAAACTCCTTGAATTGAATGGGATAGGTTTTGAATTGTATCATGATCGAACGCTTTTTATGGTCGGAAATATACGCAATAAAAGCGGACAGCCCTACCAGGTTTTTGGTGCATTAAAAAAACAGTGCTACGAACAGTTAAGTATCAGTATTCCCACTTGTTACCCAACTATTGAGGCACAGCCCCCAATAGCACCTCATGAGGATTTTTCACGCCTCTTGCCCAGTTTTGAAGCGATTTATCCAGATCAGCACATCTCACAAGAACAACAAACACTTTGGCAAGTTGGAGAACATCATGCCTGGAGTATATTAGATGATTTTATTAAGCATCGAGTCAGCCATTACCACTTAGAACGAGATTTTCCTGCACTCAATAGTACAAGCCAACTTGCTGCTTATTTGAACACTGGAATCCTGTCTATTCGCCAATGTTTAGCAGCATTATTTGGTCATACAGGTTATCTTCATTTTGACAATCAAGGTCAGCAAATATGGTTAGATGAACTCCTATGGCGTGAATTTTATCAACATATCTTGTTCGAATTTCCCCGTGTATCAATGTCTTTGCCCTTTAAACAAGATACTCAGCGTATTCAATGGAGACATGCACCTGAAGATTTACATGCTTGGCAGCAAGGACAGACAGGCATCCCTATTGTGGATGCCGGCATGCGGCAACTACTCGCTACAGGTTGGATGCATAATCGCGTTCGCATGATCTGTGCGATGTTTTTATCGAAGAATCTATTAATTGATTGGCGTCATGGTGAAGCATGGTTTATGCAACATTTAATAGATGGTGATTTGGCTGCAAATAATGGTGGATGGCAATGGTGTGCATCTACAGGAACTGATGCTGTACCCTATTTCCGTATTTTTAATCCTGTCAGCCAATCTCAAAAATTTGACTCTAACGGTGATTATATTCGTAAATGGGTACCTGAGATCGCGCATCTAGATGCCAAACAAATTCATGAACCTTATGCAAAAAGTCCAAATCCAGATCTGGATTATCCACGCCCTATTGTTGATTTAAAAAGTAGTCGAGTACGTGCAATAGAAGCTTTTCAGCATTTAAACCAAACTCAGTTATAATGGGTTTGAAATTATTAAGTCTGTAAATTTCATGTCTGAATGTTTAGTTAATTCCCCGGTAAAGCATTGGTGCGAATTCGAGTTTATTTCCAAAACGGTGAAGAATCCGAATATTCACATTAAGGGGAATTATAGTTATTACTCAGCCTATTGGGATCAGGGCTTTGAACGTTGCGTGGTTCGCTATTTGCATGACAAGCCCTCGACACCTGAGAAGCCGATTGATCAGCTTTATATTGGTAATTTCGTCTGTTTTGGCGCCGAATGCGTGATCATGATGGGTGGCAACCAGTTGCACCGTACTGACTGGATATCAGCATTTCCTTTCGATACTCGCAGTTTTGTACCGGCAGGTGACACTATCATTGGTAATGGCTGCTGGGTTGGTTCACGTGCCATGATTATGCAAGGCGTGACACTCGGTGAAGGTGCTATCGTTGCCACAGGTGCGGTCGTCACCCAAGACGTGCCACCTTATGCGATCGTCGGTGGTGTACCTGCCAAAATTATTAAATATCGTTTTCCACAAGAAGATATAGAAAAACTGCTTTCTCTTAAGCTTTATGACTTAGATGAAAAGCAGTTTTTAAAAATGCGTGAACAATTGCAGACGGATGATGTGAATAACCTTTTCAATTATGTACAAAATTTAAACTAAGACTTATATTTATCTTACATTAAATAAAATCCGACAAATATGCTTCTTTCACCTAAGACACTTGAAAAGCTTCGTGATCTGATCAATGAAATAACTGAATATAGATCAGGACCTAAAATTATAGATTTCTTCGCTACTTTTGATTATGAAGATGTCTATGGGAATGACTATTTAAGAAAGTATGGACAAGGTTTCCCTTCAAGATGGTTATATACAGATCAACGCTTATCTCAAATTAACAATACTCCTAAAATCATTACCTGCATTCAAAATTTATTCACTCCTATCAACTATATGGAGAACTTAAAAAGACTCGATGAGTTGATAGCTGACTTTAATAAATATCTTCAATTCGATAAATACCGAGTAATTCGTGCAAACACTGAAATTATTGTTAAGCAAATTAATTCTATAAATATTGATGATCAAATTCAAGAAAGTACACAGGATTTAGGTCGTGATTTTATCAAATATGAATTTAAGATAGATCTCGCAACGATAAACTTGACACCCACACTCGTTCCAGTTATTGAAAGTCGAATGTCAGAAATTGAGAAAGCATTTAAAGGGGAAGCATTTTTATCTGTGGTTTTATTGGCAGGCAGCACTTTAGAAGGTTTATTTTTGAATCTTGCCTCTCAGAATCCCCAAATTTTTAATACATCACCGATTAGCCCTAAAAAAGATGGCAGTGTAAAAAAATTTGATCAATGGACTTTAAATAATTTTATTGAAGTTGCTCACGATATTGGAATTATTGAAAAAGATACTTATAGATTTAGTAAGGAGCTAAGAGATTTTAGAAACTATATACACCCATTTCAGCAAATGACTGAAAAATTCACTCCTAGAGAACAAACAGCAAAAATCTGCTTACAAGTATTAAAATCTGCAATTTCAGATATTAACAATAACAAAAATAAAATTAAGACATAAAAAAACCCACTCAATCGGAGTGGGTTTTTTCAGAATATGGTGGCTATGACGGGACTTGAACCTGTGACCCCCGCATTATGAGTGCGGTGCTCTAACCAACTGAGCTACATAGCCTTAAACTGTGCGCGCATTATGAGATTTTCTTTAAAGAGCGTCAACCCCATAATGCACTGTTTGATCAAAATTTGTTGAAGTGAGCCGATAAGCCGGGTTCTGTCGAGAACGATCATTCCTCTAGGCGTACAATCACTCATACGCTCAAGCGACCTACCCGGATCCAGCATGGGCCATGCCTAACGGATCCCTATTTGGTCTTGCTTCCGGTGGGGTTTACCATGCCATGAACTGTTACCAGTCATGCGGTGCGCTCTTACCGCACCCTTTCACCCTTACCTCCGGTTCCGATTGCTCAGAACCACAATGAAGGCGGTCTACTCTCTGCTGCACTTTCCGTCGGCTCGCGCCGCCCAGGCGTTACCTGGCACCTTGCCCTATGAAGCCCGGACTTTCCTCCCCTGCTTCAATCACGGAGATTTCCACAGCAGCGATCGTCTGGCTCACTTCGAGCCGCATAGTATCAAATCTGACAACTAATTGCTTGATGTTTTTTGAGCAGTCAGTTTTTCATACTTGGCCTGTAGCTGTTCCTGCGTCTCTACATGGTTCGGATCAAGCGGAATACAATCTACGGGACAGAATAACTGGCACTGCGGTTTGTCATGATGTCCGACGCACTCGGTACACAGATCAGGATTGATCTCATAAATGAGTTCCCCCATATAAATTGCCTCATTCGGGCATACAGGTTCACAGACATCACAATTGATACATTCATCGGTGATATATAAAGACACTCTACCAACCTTGTTGAAGTTTACGCTCGAAGGCAGCAACCACATTTGGTGGAACAAATTTGGTTACATCCCCTCTTAAACGAGCAATTTCACGCACCAATGTGGATGAAATAAATGAATATTGCTCTGAAGGCGTTAAAAATACCGCTTCAAAATGAGCATCCAGTTGACGGTTCATATTCGCTAGCTGAAATTCATACTCAAAATCAGACACTGCACGTAAACCGCGTAATACCGCTGTTGCCTTCTGTTCACGGAAGAAATTCACCAGCAAACCGTCAAATCCTACAAATTCAACATTGTCCAAATGGCTTAAGGACTGTTTGGCTAGCTCAACTCGCTCTTCCAGACTAAATACCGGATTTTTATGATGACCAATGGCAATAGCCACCACAACTTCATCAAACATTCTTGATGCACGTGTTACCAAATCAATATGACCATTGGTAACTGGATCAAAAGTTCCCGGATATATCACACGAGTTTTAGACATCCATTTGTACTCTGTTTGTTATGTAGGCCGCTATTTTAGCAAAATCTTGATTTTTGTTGAAGAAACTCCACTAATTTAAACTCTTCAACTCAATAAAAGTTACGGTACAATAGCTTTAACTTTGGAAGTGTCGGATTATGGCGAAAGTAACTGTAGTTAAAAAAAATAACGGCGGAACGATTGCACTCAACAAACGTGCCCGTCATGATTATTTTATTGAAGAAAAATTTGAAGCTGGACTTTCCTTACAAGGCTGGGAAGTCAAATCTTTACGTGCGGGCCGTATGACCATTGTAGAGAGCTATATCACCTTTAAAAATGGTGAGGCTTTCCTGTTCGGGGCGCAAATTCAACCTCTGCTCAGTGCATCTACGCATGTCGTGCCGGAAGCCACACGTACCCGCAAGCTGTTATTGAACCGCCGTGAAATTGAAAAACTGATGGGGGCGATTAACCAGAAAGGTTATGCTTGCGTACCATTGGCCTGCTACTGGAAAGGGCCAAATGCCAAACTGGAAATTGCCCTGGTAAAAGGTAAGCAGCTGCATGATAAGCGTGCGACTGAAAAAGACCGTGATTGGCAACGTGATAAAGCACGTTTATTTCATAAATAAGAGCTGAACCCGGTCAATAAAAAACCTCCCTAGTACGGAGGTTTTTTTATGCTTTTAAACTTTGCTATGTAATCTGGCTAGCGTAAGGGCAATATACTCCCCAAACCAGAGTGCAGTCTGCAAATCCCCTTCTGGCGGTGTCACTTCAACTGGTGCATTATCCGACTGGGTCATCAGTCCTAAAAAGCTCGACATGCGGTTCAGGTCTGTTGCAGAACGGCCGGTCGGCATCAAAGGCAAACCCGACCACAACATGCCATGCTGCATCGCAAACAGGTTAATCTGTTGTAAAACAGCAAGCTTGTCACCACTTAAACCACCACCATTGGTAAATGCAGCAGCCAGTTTCCCCTGCCAGTTACGTGCTACCCAGCGTTTGGACGACTGCTCCATAAACAGTTTCATGGCCGCCGTCAAACTGCCCATATAGGTGGGGCAGCCAAAAACAATCGCATCACTGGCATCCAGTAACTCCCAATCAATCTGCTCAACATTCATCATATGTACCTGAACACTTGCCTTTTGCACACCTTCAGCAATAAAGTTTGCCACTTTAGCCGTGTGTCCATAAGGACTGTGATAAACAATCGCAACAGATTTGGAAGATAGGGACATAACAATCAAAAACCAGTAATTTCAGTCAAGTTTAACAGTTTCAGGCCATAAACACGAATGTTGCCATGCGCCCGGTTTTGGCTTCACGGCGATAGGAAAAGTATTCATCGGCCTGAGTATAAGAACACTGATCGCCGCCCAAAACGGTTATTATCCCGTGTTGCTGCAAGATGTAACGCGCAATTGCATACAGGTCGGCATAGTATTTTTCGGTCTGCTGTCCCGCCTGAAATGCGCTGTCCAGCTCAGGATATTTTGAACAGAATGCCTCTTTCACTTCTGTACCCACTTCAAAGCAAGGCTGGCTGATGGCCGCCCCCAACCAGGCCCAGACCGGCCGGGACTGCATACTGGCAATGGTATTTTCAATAATTCCACCTGCCAGACCCCGCCAGCCAGCATGCAGGTTGGCAACCTCAGTTCCTTCCCCATTCACCAGCACCACCGGCAAACAGTCTGCCGTCATCATTATGAGGGCATGCGCTTTACGCTGCGTCACCAGACCATCTCCCACCAGTGCTTCAAAC
The nucleotide sequence above comes from Acinetobacter sp. 10FS3-1. Encoded proteins:
- the carB gene encoding carbamoyl-phosphate synthase large subunit gives rise to the protein MPKRTDIKSILIIGAGPIVIGQACEFDYSGAQACKALREEGYRVILVNSNPATIMTDPAMADATYIEPITWQTVAAIIEKERPDAVLPTMGGQTALNCALALDANGILEKYNVELIGASKEAIEKAEDRKLFDQAMRKIGLECPKAAIAESMEEALEIQARFGFPVIIRPSFTMGGSGGGIAYNREEFLEICERGFDLSPTKQLLIDESLIGWKEYEMEVVRDKNDNCIIVCSIENFDPMGVHTGDSITVAPAQTLTDKEYQLMRNASLAVLREIGVETGGSNVQFGINPEDGRMVIIEMNPRVSRSSALASKATGFPIAKIAAKLAVGYTLDELKNDITGGTTPASFEPSIDYVVTKVPRFNFEKFPQADATLTTQMKSVGEVMAIGRNFQESVNKALRGLEVGSCGFDEQIALGTEGAREKILQELKVPGPERIWYVADAFRHGFSLDDIFEATKIDRWFLIQIEDIVKTENEIKTLGFGDLNADNIRSFKRKGLSDLRIANLMGISQKQFRKHRWNLGVTPVYKRVDTCAAEFESDTAYMYSTYDEECESNPSSKDKIMVIGGGPNRIGQGIEFDYCCVHAALAMREDGYETIMVNCNPETVSTDYDTSDRLYFEPITLEDVLEIVRTEKPKGIIVQYGGQTPLKLARALEEAGAPIIGTSPDAIDRAEDRERFQQMIQRLQLRQPNNSIVKSAEEGIAEAAKVGYPLVVRPSYVLGGRAMEIVYNEEELKRYLRDAVQASNDAPVLLDRFLDDAIEVDVDCVSDGKDVVIGGIMQHIEQAGIHSGDSACSIPPYSLSKDVQDEMRRQTVAMAKELGVIGLMNVQFAVKGEDVYILEVNPRASRTVPFVSKCIGDSLAKVAARCMAGQSLESQGFTKEIIPTHFAVKEAVFPFNKFPGVDPILGPEMKSTGEVMGVGKTFGEAFYKAVLGSNDRLPGLPTEGEIKHAFISVRDSDKPRAAGIAKQLADFGFKIIATGGTYDVIKAAGIECERVNKVTEGRPNIVDRLKNGEIHLIINTTEGKQAQQDSFSIRRSALQGKVYHTTTLNGADAVCQALAIKLPMDVYRLQDLQTVG
- the greA gene encoding transcription elongation factor GreA; amino-acid sequence: MQRYPMTPEGKEALEKELHQLKTVDRPRITAAIAEAREHGDLKENAEYHAAREQQGFCEGRIQDIEGKLGACLVIDVKELEQNGRVVFGVTVTIENLDTEEQKTYKIVGDDEADFKINKISVNSPIARGLLGKNEGDDVKIVTPQGEVEYEIVKVEYL
- a CDS encoding cryptochrome/photolyase family protein, translated to MQLIWFRQDLRIHDHTALWHARQAGECIALVVLSPTQWQQHQDAPIKIDFYLRQLQQLKNELAQLNIPLIHLITPLWKDLPQQLLKLCKTHHIQNVHANIELGINELKRDTQAQKLLELNGIGFELYHDRTLFMVGNIRNKSGQPYQVFGALKKQCYEQLSISIPTCYPTIEAQPPIAPHEDFSRLLPSFEAIYPDQHISQEQQTLWQVGEHHAWSILDDFIKHRVSHYHLERDFPALNSTSQLAAYLNTGILSIRQCLAALFGHTGYLHFDNQGQQIWLDELLWREFYQHILFEFPRVSMSLPFKQDTQRIQWRHAPEDLHAWQQGQTGIPIVDAGMRQLLATGWMHNRVRMICAMFLSKNLLIDWRHGEAWFMQHLIDGDLAANNGGWQWCASTGTDAVPYFRIFNPVSQSQKFDSNGDYIRKWVPEIAHLDAKQIHEPYAKSPNPDLDYPRPIVDLKSSRVRAIEAFQHLNQTQL
- a CDS encoding CatB-related O-acetyltransferase, with product MSECLVNSPVKHWCEFEFISKTVKNPNIHIKGNYSYYSAYWDQGFERCVVRYLHDKPSTPEKPIDQLYIGNFVCFGAECVIMMGGNQLHRTDWISAFPFDTRSFVPAGDTIIGNGCWVGSRAMIMQGVTLGEGAIVATGAVVTQDVPPYAIVGGVPAKIIKYRFPQEDIEKLLSLKLYDLDEKQFLKMREQLQTDDVNNLFNYVQNLN
- a CDS encoding YfhL family 4Fe-4S dicluster ferredoxin, which translates into the protein MSLYITDECINCDVCEPVCPNEAIYMGELIYEINPDLCTECVGHHDKPQCQLFCPVDCIPLDPNHVETQEQLQAKYEKLTAQKTSSN
- the coaD gene encoding pantetheine-phosphate adenylyltransferase, which translates into the protein MSKTRVIYPGTFDPVTNGHIDLVTRASRMFDEVVVAIAIGHHKNPVFSLEERVELAKQSLSHLDNVEFVGFDGLLVNFFREQKATAVLRGLRAVSDFEYEFQLANMNRQLDAHFEAVFLTPSEQYSFISSTLVREIARLRGDVTKFVPPNVVAAFERKLQQGW
- the smpB gene encoding SsrA-binding protein SmpB, producing MAKVTVVKKNNGGTIALNKRARHDYFIEEKFEAGLSLQGWEVKSLRAGRMTIVESYITFKNGEAFLFGAQIQPLLSASTHVVPEATRTRKLLLNRREIEKLMGAINQKGYACVPLACYWKGPNAKLEIALVKGKQLHDKRATEKDRDWQRDKARLFHK
- a CDS encoding flavodoxin family protein gives rise to the protein MSLSSKSVAIVYHSPYGHTAKVANFIAEGVQKASVQVHMMNVEQIDWELLDASDAIVFGCPTYMGSLTAAMKLFMEQSSKRWVARNWQGKLAAAFTNGGGLSGDKLAVLQQINLFAMQHGMLWSGLPLMPTGRSATDLNRMSSFLGLMTQSDNAPVEVTPPEGDLQTALWFGEYIALTLARLHSKV
- the pgeF gene encoding peptidoglycan editing factor PgeF, with the translated sequence MQFVAGLPQGVYVGQTRVHHDQVQPSLQPELAGFNLALHVNDEAARVYKHRIQLLQDFQPFGVDKITWMSQTHSTICHTINEQLPFEALVGDGLVTQRKAHALIMMTADCLPVVLVNGEGTEVANLHAGWRGLAGGIIENTIASMQSRPVWAWLGAAISQPCFEVGTEVKEAFCSKYPELDSAFQAGQQTEKYYADLYAIARYILQQHGIITVLGGDQCSYTQADEYFSYRREAKTGRMATFVFMA